In the Triticum aestivum cultivar Chinese Spring chromosome 2B, IWGSC CS RefSeq v2.1, whole genome shotgun sequence genome, ACCCAGTCTCTGCATagataggatgcacacagccaacaccaacgtacacacacaaaaaaaacaccggcaaatagcaaagtcatatatgaCCAAAGCTTTGCGTATAGGTGAGGGAAAAAAACAAAGCGATCATATCCTGGATCGACAAACTATAGCAAGGACCATATCTGCACCGACCATCTCATGACACCGAGAGGACGATGAGGTTCTTCAACATCAACGCCTTTAGGAAGGGAGCAACACTCAAGTGTCACCGTCACCGGATCCAGCCACTCAAGGCTACAATCTAGGTTTTCATCCTGAAGAATCAGTCCGAGCATTccgaacaatgccttcaacaaggtaacgacgtaaaaacatcgccattgccaggtatacCCAACTCGGGtcagacctaggctttcaccccggagctcaaAACCGGGTGCTCAAGTAGCACCACCATCGAAGTCATTCATGTGTTGTCGCCGCCGCTTTTCCACAATCCCAGCAGCTACATGCGATGTGACCGCCACTGCCGCACAACCATCCCTCTGCATTAAGACTTTGTCCATATTTGCATCTCGCCGCCGAAGTCAACCACCGGATCTATGGAGATAAAACTCTAAAAAAAATCTTTTGATGGTGACCTTAATCCGCAGCGAGGGCGTCGCGGTCCCATATCCAATTCCACGTGACTCTCAAGCAGCCGTGTGGATGCGTCCAGGCACCAGCCCCGCTCCAGGCCATGGACTTCATCCAGATCGGATTGAAGTAGCTGCTGGATCGGGAGGCAAGCCATGGAGAGATCAGGAAGCCAGCGGCCAGATCAGAAGACGACCACCAAGGGGGagaacagaagaaaaaaagaggtCGGAGATGCCCCGCTGCCACCGTCCGCCGGGCGGCCGGCCTCCTCCGGCGGCGGCATGGTGAACGGCGCTGCAAGGGAGGGCCTTCGaaggtggccgcggcggcgcctccGGGGTCGCCTGAGGCCCTTCCCAGTGGTCCacggtgtacaggtgctaagggtgccacataggcagaaaaatgatgtggcaaagcaattaaaAAGAAGAAAGATCATTATAGTGATCCCAAAAAGAACCAATACTAAGCACGTGGACCTATGCAAAAGGACTACCAACCAATACATGAAGGAGTTTTGTCACTAAACAATTAAATAAAGATGGTTTACCTACAAAagctaagagcaagtacaataaagcTGAGTCAGCgcgctataagaaataaactagtatatttttgcttagttgggggaaagagaagaggagatagaaggtaagcgggctcttcgtgaagagccagctctagctcGTGCTCCTGACACTTTATGAGAATGAAatgtgggccacataataaaaaagtagtacactcttttgatgtATTATTGTACacgttggctataagatgggttgtagatgacatggcactggcttatagccagcagctggctatactattaaccatactCTAAGAACCAATGCATTGGAGACATTAGTTGCTAAGCATTTTAGTGCACTTAGTACCTCATtttagcaccaatgcattggagGAGGTCTGAAGCGACCCGGAAGCCTAGCGAGGCTGTTTCCCCTTGAAATCACCAGCTACCTCTGCTATATACATAAGTTCTCATGGTTTCATTAATTGTTTGCGTTTATCGTGTAGTGTAGAAAGAGGATGTTGTGAGAGGCTTCGAGTACGCTTCCATTGGTCTTGCAGAAAGTACATGGATCCAGAGTGTTTGCAATTCTGATAGTTGTGCCAGTCGTGACAGGCAATAAATACTAGAAACACAATGAAAGCAAATATTTACCTGACTTAAGTTTCAAGTATTTTTGTTTTATGAAGGCTTGCCATGAGTGTATTCGCCCTGCTACAATTAATTGTTTGCAGTTCTTTAGAAGTCGATCTCCTGCATTTCATTAAGGCCTCACAACACACGGGAGAAAGCTCTTGAATTGTTGAATATTTGTATAGTTTGAGACGGTTCTTCCCCTCGATGAGTAAGATCCATGGACTATGCAAAGGGTGGAAGGTCACGATGATAAAGTTGCAACCCAACCTTATATACGTTATTATATGTGGAATATGACCCAGGAAAAGAATTACCTAGAATGTATAGTCGGGCAAGAGATAGGCCCAAGGTCTTTGTAAAATTTTAATAATTCTAATCATGTGTATGTTTGCTTTAAGGCATTGATGTGTTCTACGTGATGCAAGGACATGCGCTAAGGATATGATACTAGCCGTGATGGGTCTAAATGGAGTGACATGTGCTACAACAACGCCTAGTTTTGCAAACGTCACTAACACTAGCATCCAGGAAGATAGGAGTGTCATTTTGACAGGATGGTTATGATTTAGAATGCAACTACGAAGTGAGAGGTACCACGTGAGACTCGTGCTAAGCAATCCAAACTTGATGAAAACAAATTAAGCTTGTTTGAATCCTGCATGTTACTTGCAGAAAAAACTACGGAGTGAGAGGTTTGAGATCAAAGTATGCGGCAGCAGCGGAAGAGACAATATGAGAAGGGTGAAAATAAGGTATGTATATTATGTATATAATAGGGGCTTGGAGGATATATGAATAAGGATATCTATACACACCTTAACCCGTGGTAGGTGGGCCAACATGAAAACATCAGACTAGGCTGGTGGAAACAATTACCGGCGAGCTGGTCAAGTGATGTGAGAAATATATAGCCATGTCAGCTCCATTTGACTGAGGATATAACTTCAATCTATCCCGACTATGTAGTGGAACAGAGGAGGATGGTTGTATTTCCAGTGATGGTTTGACACCATGTGTGTTTTACAAGATGAAATATTATTTTAATAGATGTCAACGTCTCTGTCAATAGTGTGATGCATGTGGTGACTTTGTCAAGCTTAAGCCTTTGTCACTCCGATCTTCTTCTGTAGGCTCTATGCGAGTGCGAGTGAGTATTTGATATTTTTTTAATCTATTTAGTTTTTAGATGGAAAAAAGTTATAAACATAAGTGAAAACATCTCCAATTGCTAGCCCTGCATGACACAAAGTTGATAATATCCCGGGGCCATTTGGCATATGGATCGGCCGCCCTTGTTTCACCTGCGCATGAGCATAAAATCTGATCTACTCGACCAAGATATTGACATGGAAACGGAACCTGGGCTTTGATCCAAACAGACCCTTGCTCACAGCTCTTTGTCATTGACAAAAAGAACGTCAACGCCAAAATACATGTTTGCAGTGATACTTTCCCACTCAAAAGATGCAGCACAAGAAATGCATGCTCTATTTGCATATAGACGTTAAGTTTTGCGAAGAACATTGAACACCTTAACAAGGCATACGTGTATGAAACAAGGCTGCTTTTTGATAAAACTTTAAAAAGGAAAGCTAGCTAAACACGCAGCCACGTAAGAGACAATGACGTCTCTTATCTTATATAAAGTAGTTTGATGTATGTGTTCGTCCCTTTCATTACCTTGTAGTGTACGTCGAGTTATCTGGCCAAACATTCTTCCATATATCAACCACCCGGACTCGGTTCTCCAAATAATTTGGAGTCAACCTTCGTATCGGGTTACCCGCTAAAAAAAACCATGCTCCTGGTACATCGTGCGGACCGATCGACGATGATCCTGGTTCTAGATGGTGAGGAGTGATGACATTCCCCATTATATATCAAGTTTATATTTGTGAATGATGGCTTTGAATTGTTTTTTTTTTACTGCTATAGTTTCGAATTGTTTGGTGTATGTTTTGTCAGACTTTTGTTTAATactaatctttacctaataataaagtaaattgagtttctttcgtccgtcatggcattttttggaaaagtccctctattcagagaattcaacccgcggtcctgttttaagttaaaacgaatagTTTTttatattttacacaaaagtccctgtgtTTTGTTACCCACAGTtcagatttaagtcacacccgaaccgttattttacatttttcgaacccccccccccccccccgatcttttaggtaattcatctgcgtatcatatttaagtcaaataatGTTTTTttaaattatccatatctttcaaaccgtaactcagatttgaacatgttatatatgaaatttgattagaaaaatatgtagaatatgaatatgagattattttcacgtgttaagtatttttaaatattattttggaatatatttaagtcaaacaaatgattttctaaattatccgtatcttttaaactgtaacttcgattttaacatgttatatatgaaattttattagaaaaatatgtggaatctaaatatgatgttaattttacctgttaatatttttaaaatatcgtTTTGTGAGCATCcttataatttatagcgtaagatccgttttcctttcgtaccggcggcgacccggattgcaaataaacgcCACACTATAACAAtgtagggaaaagaaaacatcgataactacacatgcatacctctgaaaaatgtcgcagggaaaaacaatagatttctcatcgcgagagtgagagaaagcgagagagagagaggaagggagggagagggaggagagagggagagagacgccttaggagaaaacatattcaaacacgtttttttttgttttgtgtgaacacagaggccatcgccggcgagggtgaggaggataagcggcaacacaaatatgatgcctcgcaaaaataaaggagatggacctattatgGTCTTGAgagatggttgttgggttaagagtgtgtgttatgttttctctttcgttccaacgcacgggctcttttgctagtttaATAAAAATGCATGTGTGCTACTATTGATGTACAGGCAAGCGATTTCAACCTCTTTTTCGTAAAGAAAACATCATCGATGTCACGATCAGCATCGACTGAAACACCTCAGTCCACATACTCCCATCGATCGGGACGCGTAGTTCGATGATGACAATGATCCACCACAGTAGCATATAACCATATAGTAGTACGATATGTTTGACGGCACTGACACGTGCAAGTGAACCACAATTTAAAACCCAGGCCGGTGTGATCCCGCGTGACCAACGATGTCCCAGTTCCAACCACCCCGGCCGCCCGACCAGTCAGGAACACGATCGCACCGAACACCTGAATGCACATATCATAATCGACCCCGTCCCGTCGAACCAACCAACCAACCGCTTAATTTCAGCGTGTGTTTCCCGGACACCTGTGCAAGCAGTGCGTTGTGTCGTCAGTCGTCAGGCACTGGCGCGTACACGTGTGAGGCCGATCGCCCATATGCTACTCGTGCGTCCCACGTCCGCGGCCGCGCACGCGCCGCTGGCCGGCCGGTGTATATATAGAGCGCGCGCTCACCTCCCCAGCAGCACCAACCGAGACATCCATCCGGCCAACAGCAGAATTCCTCTGCAAGGACGACTTCGAAATCCGAACTCATCATCCGTCATGGCTTTGGATGGCAGGGCCTTGCCGCAGCCGGCGCCCGCGTGCGTTCCCGCCGTCCAGGCGGTGAGGCCGTGGGCGGGGGACAGCGGTGCTAATTCGTCTACGGAGGGAAGGGAAAGGGGCATGCTGCAGGGGAGCGCCGTGGAGGTGGATGTGCCGCTGCTGCGGGACGACGAGGGGAGGATGAAGCGGGAGCTGGTCGCCTGGGCCAAGGCCGTGGCGTCCATGGCCATCAGGGAGTCGATGCGGTGCTAAGGTGCACGCGCGCGGCAGAGGCAATGAAGCCATGGAGGAACcatggatttattttatttttggagggaatggatcgatgtttttcttcttctgcttcgtgcATGCACCCGGATCGAGCGTTGGCCGCTGGACTACATTTTGTTACCTCTGAATCCTTTGTTCACGGAGCGACCGTTCTAGTCGATCGATCATTCCGGATGTAAATGTTTTTGCAAATGATGGAGGATTACTTATAGATTTTTTCCATGATCTCGTGTGCTTTTTGTTGAAAGTGTACCATTATATCTGTAAAAGCGTCTCTAGCCGATCTTTAAAAAAAATCAACTCCATGCCAGAAAAAAAAGGGAACCTTTAACTCCTCAAAAAAAAATTGCTTCAAGTTAATCGCACCTAGCCGAAACCTTAACGGTTAACTACTCGCCAAATTTTAAGGAGTTAACTCCCAAAACCATTCCAACTCTCTTATTTTTAAGCAGCCAGGATGCCTCTCCTAAAAAAAATTCTTTTATGTGACGTGCGTGACGCCTTCTTCTCCCTTCTGTTGATGTCGGCTATTCGTTGCCCTGGTGACCGAAAAGATGGAACCTCCACCACCCTCACACGTCCGGCCGCCCTCTTGGGTGTCATATTCTCGTCGgcggtgacgaacttgggcgattCACAACTCGGGCTGCCTCAACGGCTCACTACTTGAGCTGGTGCTTGTGACAGTGGACTGGAACATACAGCTGATGTCGTTGCGGTAGTTGTGGACCATGAACACGAGTGCCCTCGGTCGCACACCAACGCCCCGCCCGTTGGGCGCCACAAGCGCATGAAGAGGCGGCGCACAAACACATCATCCGACGTGGTGCAGTAGGACATCTCATCCTCCACTCCGTGGACCGCGTAGTACTCCGCCTCCATCGTTGTGTGTGCGCATTGTTGTTGCGTGTGTACTGATGatgattgtgtgtgtgtgttgttgttgttgttgttgttgttgctcctGTGTGTGCATGTGTCATGTGTGTGTTGTTgctgtgtgtgcgcgtgtgtgctgtgtgtgtgtgcaTGCTCTTGGTGTGTGTCCATGCAGCCTCTCCTCGTCTTCTCAAGCGTCTTTCTCGACCCATTATTGTCCTCGTCCAGACTAGTCgtcgaaaaagaagaaggaaaaagaaagaagaaaaatatgAAGAGAGACTTTCATGAGGGGTCAGTTTGTTAGAGAAGTTAAATTTAAAGGTTTAGTTAGGTCCGGCCACAATTTAAAGGCATCTTCAATGCCGCCCATCAAAACAGACACCCCAAACATTCGCGAACACGTCTGGACGTGTTCACAGACAGCGATAGTGGAGCCGGCCATCCAACGCCGTGCACCAAATGTCCACCCCTTGTCCAATGGAGAGAGGAGAGAGaagggagcgagaggaagaagtgGGTTTGTGTTGGGGTTCAAGCTTGTCCGCAGTGTGTCTCGACTCCCCCAGACCACTTCTAATTCGTGGTGGATTTGTGAGATTCCGATCATTTGTCTATATCGTGGACATTTGGTGTACCCTATTGGAGGGCAAAAGGTGCCCGAGCATTTAGAAGGGATTTGACGTACcatgctggagatgccctaactccTCGGATTTTAAGGATTAAATCTATGGAGGCATGTAATAAGTTAAATTATAATggatcggctagagatgctctaacagcTGGACCGAGTCCTATGTAGTTGATGAGTGTATTTTTACACTCATTTCCACCATTGTTAAAGCCTGATAATCCCAAATATTTCAAGAAAATCGCCGACACTATCACTACTTGACTAATAAAAGTAAGAGATCACAAATCCCTCGACCTCCATTTATTTTGTTTGGGTCATTTTGAGGGAAGGAATTGAAGAATATATGGAAATATGAAGACTGAAGATCAACACTGAGCAAACTAAGGCGTTGGAGTGCATCCAGGAGAGAAGAAGGCACCTGGTACGAGCGCACACGCTCGTACCACCTGTCGTCGGCTCCATGATGTCATCCCAAGCCAACTTCATAATAGGTTCGAGCCCCATTCGCAACGGAGAGCCAACCATTCACAACAAAAAGTGAGAACCCTAATCCATCCCATAGCAACCATCCCCTAGCCATAGCCATCATTTTTAATAAAATACATTGCATACAACAACACTGTAAGACTATTATCAATCATTCATCTTCAAGTTCAATCTACAATGTCTTTCTTTTGTGACTCATCtgcgatgtgtgagtagttcaatCGGGCTATGGGTTGAGACGCAGCCTTTCATCCCCATGTACTTGTGCACAGTATTATTGGTATTGACTTTAAGATCAAATGTATTGCTTGTATCTCAATGGATTTGTCTCTTGTCTCTTTCTCGTCTTAGGCATTGTGGGTACCCGAGATCTCCAACATCGATCAAGGAGGAGGTAAGTGCATAGATGAGTAGAAGGCTATGCTGAAAGTCGGGACGAGGTAAAGCCAGTGATAGTCAGGATGAGTACGGTAGCTGAAAGTTATTCCCTGGGAAAACATGAGATGCGGTCATTAAACGCCCAATATGTTGGTCCGAAGAAATCCTTAGACTAAAATTGTACCATCGTTTGTGTACACTACCCTTAAAACTGCCATTTGAAGCTCTGAACTATTTTGCCTCTGGCAGAATAGGTTAGACCACACCAGACTTGGgatgataaaaataataattaacaACTCGCATGATCAAAATGTCAACATGAAAAACTTCCTGAATCTCGATGATTTTGTATGCCCCGCATG is a window encoding:
- the LOC123045628 gene encoding uncharacterized protein, which encodes MALDGRALPQPAPACVPAVQAVRPWAGDSGANSSTEGRERGMLQGSAVEVDVPLLRDDEGRMKRELVAWAKAVASMAIRESMRC